A region from the Carassius carassius chromosome 33, fCarCar2.1, whole genome shotgun sequence genome encodes:
- the LOC132113730 gene encoding ADP-ribosylation factor-like protein 13B isoform X6: protein MFNLMSNCCSWVSKLQQPLRKITVLVIGLDKAGKTSCVSGMLRVPPGDVGPTHGCVHTELRVENYLVNILDMGGAPEVRGSWREYYSEAHGIVFVLDSSDRQRMKEVREALVVLLKHPRVAGKPLLVLANKQDKINALLGNELIEILSLESLVNQSRSLCHIEPCSASMDLRRWSDRKTLRGLRWLLRAVCLDYPDLCARVMRDGRRPLGPEEKERRDKTEKSRNKSKEEKTRTSKTDIHQEQQNEIVRENGTLHPMKNILNKENSLKKKISKKKVKVKIKKESPSRGVNKQEVEETEGNKADQDHNSQKDKASSAIIPPKQRITKRKAKVKEENSGLPESPNSEVSKPSREEIKRKKKMVKVKRKNKINTEEVPAAYTQPVDLSTTFDLYRKAILALKARQEQGVVS from the exons ATGTTCAACCTCATGAGCAATTGCTGTAGCTGGGTCTCCAAACTCCAGCAACCACTGAG GAAGATCACGGTTCTAGTAATTGGCTTGGACAAAGctggaaaaacatcttgtgtCAGTGGGATGTTAAGAG TGCCCCCTGGAGATGTAGGTCCCACTCATGGATGTGTCCACACTGAATTAAGGGTGGAAAACTACTTGGTTAACATACTGGATATGGGAGGGGCTCCTGAGGTTCGGGGGTCCTGGAGAGAGTATTACAGTGAAGCTCACGGCATCGTCTTTGTGCTGGATTCCAGTGATAGACAACGAATGAAAGAGGTCAGAGAAGCTCTGGTGGTCTTACTGAAGCATCCAAGAGTAGCAGGAAAACCTCTTCTTGT GCTGGCAAATAAACAGGACAAAATTAATGCTCTTCTGGGAAATGAACTCATTGAAATTCTCTCCCTAGAGAGTCTGGTCAACCAGAGCCGTTCCCTTTGCCACATT GAGCCATGTTCTGCATCAATGGATCTGCGTCGCTGGTCAGACAGAAAGACCCTGCGAGGTCTCAGATGGCTACTACGAGCTGTGTGCCTGGACTACCCCGACCTCTGTGCCCGTGTGATGAGAGATGGGAGGCGACCATTAGGGccagaagaaaaagaaaggagaGACAAAACAGAGAAGAGCCGGAACAAGTCTAAAGAGGAAAA AACACGTACAAGCAAAACCGATATACATCAAGAACAGCAAAATGAAATTGTGAGGGAAAATGGTACTCTTCATCCAAtgaaaaatattctaaataag GAGaactctttaaaaaagaaaataagcaaGAAGAAGGTGAAGGTTAAAATTAAGAAGGAGAGTCCAAGCAGAGGAGTAAATAAACAAGAGGTTGAGGAAACCGAAGGAAATAAAGCAGATCAGGACCACAACAGCCAGAAAGATAAAGCCAGCAGTGCAATAATTCCTCCCAAACAAAGGATAACGAAACGCAAAGCCAAAGTAAAAGAGGAGAACTCTGGTCTACCAGAGTCCCCCAACAGTGAGGTCTCCAAACCCTCTAGAG aggaaataaagagaaaaaagaagaTGGTTAAAGTGAAACGTAAGAACAAGATAAACACAGAGGAAGTTCCAGCAGCTTATACACAGCCTGTTGATCTTTCAACTACTTTCG ACCTTTACCGAAAAGCAATTTTGGCTCTCAAAGCCAGACAGGAACAGGGTGTGGTTTCGTAA
- the LOC132113730 gene encoding ADP-ribosylation factor-like protein 13B isoform X1 produces MYSKGMSTNDRASLLSALRYELRRCWFSPWCSPSQINMFNLMSNCCSWVSKLQQPLRKITVLVIGLDKAGKTSCVSGMLRVPPGDVGPTHGCVHTELRVENYLVNILDMGGAPEVRGSWREYYSEAHGIVFVLDSSDRQRMKEVREALVVLLKHPRVAGKPLLVLANKQDKINALLGNELIEILSLESLVNQSRSLCHIEPCSASMDLRRWSDRKTLRGLRWLLRAVCLDYPDLCARVMRDGRRPLGPEEKERRDKTEKSRNKSKEEKTRTSKTDIHQEQQNEIVRENGTLHPMKNILNKENSLKKKISKKKVKVKIKKESPSRGVNKQEVEETEGNKADQDHNSQKDKASSAIIPPKQRITKRKAKVKEENSGLPESPNSEVSKPSREEIKRKKKMVKVKRKNKINTEEVPAAYTQPVDLSTTFDLYRKAILALKARQEQGVVS; encoded by the exons ATGTATTCCAAGGGAATGAGTACAAATGATCGAGCATCCCTGTTATCTGCTCTCAGGTACGAGTTAAGGAGATGTTGGTTCTCTCCCTGGTGCTCTCCTTCTCAGATCAACATGTTCAACCTCATGAGCAATTGCTGTAGCTGGGTCTCCAAACTCCAGCAACCACTGAG GAAGATCACGGTTCTAGTAATTGGCTTGGACAAAGctggaaaaacatcttgtgtCAGTGGGATGTTAAGAG TGCCCCCTGGAGATGTAGGTCCCACTCATGGATGTGTCCACACTGAATTAAGGGTGGAAAACTACTTGGTTAACATACTGGATATGGGAGGGGCTCCTGAGGTTCGGGGGTCCTGGAGAGAGTATTACAGTGAAGCTCACGGCATCGTCTTTGTGCTGGATTCCAGTGATAGACAACGAATGAAAGAGGTCAGAGAAGCTCTGGTGGTCTTACTGAAGCATCCAAGAGTAGCAGGAAAACCTCTTCTTGT GCTGGCAAATAAACAGGACAAAATTAATGCTCTTCTGGGAAATGAACTCATTGAAATTCTCTCCCTAGAGAGTCTGGTCAACCAGAGCCGTTCCCTTTGCCACATT GAGCCATGTTCTGCATCAATGGATCTGCGTCGCTGGTCAGACAGAAAGACCCTGCGAGGTCTCAGATGGCTACTACGAGCTGTGTGCCTGGACTACCCCGACCTCTGTGCCCGTGTGATGAGAGATGGGAGGCGACCATTAGGGccagaagaaaaagaaaggagaGACAAAACAGAGAAGAGCCGGAACAAGTCTAAAGAGGAAAA AACACGTACAAGCAAAACCGATATACATCAAGAACAGCAAAATGAAATTGTGAGGGAAAATGGTACTCTTCATCCAAtgaaaaatattctaaataag GAGaactctttaaaaaagaaaataagcaaGAAGAAGGTGAAGGTTAAAATTAAGAAGGAGAGTCCAAGCAGAGGAGTAAATAAACAAGAGGTTGAGGAAACCGAAGGAAATAAAGCAGATCAGGACCACAACAGCCAGAAAGATAAAGCCAGCAGTGCAATAATTCCTCCCAAACAAAGGATAACGAAACGCAAAGCCAAAGTAAAAGAGGAGAACTCTGGTCTACCAGAGTCCCCCAACAGTGAGGTCTCCAAACCCTCTAGAG aggaaataaagagaaaaaagaagaTGGTTAAAGTGAAACGTAAGAACAAGATAAACACAGAGGAAGTTCCAGCAGCTTATACACAGCCTGTTGATCTTTCAACTACTTTCG ACCTTTACCGAAAAGCAATTTTGGCTCTCAAAGCCAGACAGGAACAGGGTGTGGTTTCGTAA
- the LOC132113730 gene encoding ADP-ribosylation factor-like protein 13B isoform X5 translates to MYSKGMSTNDRASLLSALRYELRRCWFSPWCSPSQINMFNLMSNCCSWVSKLQQPLRKITVLVIGLDKAGKTSCVSGMLRVPPGDVGPTHGCVHTELRVENYLVNILDMGGAPEVRGSWREYYSEAHGIVFVLDSSDRQRMKEVREALVVLLKHPRVAGKPLLVLANKQDKINALLGNELIEILSLESLVNQSRSLCHIEPCSASMDLRRWSDRKTLRGLRWLLRAVCLDYPDLCARVMRDGRRPLGPEEKERRDKTEKSRNKSKEEKTRTSKTDIHQEQQNEIENSLKKKISKKKVKVKIKKESPSRGVNKQEVEETEGNKADQDHNSQKDKASSAIIPPKQRITKRKAKVKEENSGLPESPNSEVSKPSREEIKRKKKMVKVKRKNKINTEEVPAAYTQPVDLSTTFDLYRKAILALKARQEQGVVS, encoded by the exons ATGTATTCCAAGGGAATGAGTACAAATGATCGAGCATCCCTGTTATCTGCTCTCAGGTACGAGTTAAGGAGATGTTGGTTCTCTCCCTGGTGCTCTCCTTCTCAGATCAACATGTTCAACCTCATGAGCAATTGCTGTAGCTGGGTCTCCAAACTCCAGCAACCACTGAG GAAGATCACGGTTCTAGTAATTGGCTTGGACAAAGctggaaaaacatcttgtgtCAGTGGGATGTTAAGAG TGCCCCCTGGAGATGTAGGTCCCACTCATGGATGTGTCCACACTGAATTAAGGGTGGAAAACTACTTGGTTAACATACTGGATATGGGAGGGGCTCCTGAGGTTCGGGGGTCCTGGAGAGAGTATTACAGTGAAGCTCACGGCATCGTCTTTGTGCTGGATTCCAGTGATAGACAACGAATGAAAGAGGTCAGAGAAGCTCTGGTGGTCTTACTGAAGCATCCAAGAGTAGCAGGAAAACCTCTTCTTGT GCTGGCAAATAAACAGGACAAAATTAATGCTCTTCTGGGAAATGAACTCATTGAAATTCTCTCCCTAGAGAGTCTGGTCAACCAGAGCCGTTCCCTTTGCCACATT GAGCCATGTTCTGCATCAATGGATCTGCGTCGCTGGTCAGACAGAAAGACCCTGCGAGGTCTCAGATGGCTACTACGAGCTGTGTGCCTGGACTACCCCGACCTCTGTGCCCGTGTGATGAGAGATGGGAGGCGACCATTAGGGccagaagaaaaagaaaggagaGACAAAACAGAGAAGAGCCGGAACAAGTCTAAAGAGGAAAA AACACGTACAAGCAAAACCGATATACATCAAGAACAGCAAAATGAAATT GAGaactctttaaaaaagaaaataagcaaGAAGAAGGTGAAGGTTAAAATTAAGAAGGAGAGTCCAAGCAGAGGAGTAAATAAACAAGAGGTTGAGGAAACCGAAGGAAATAAAGCAGATCAGGACCACAACAGCCAGAAAGATAAAGCCAGCAGTGCAATAATTCCTCCCAAACAAAGGATAACGAAACGCAAAGCCAAAGTAAAAGAGGAGAACTCTGGTCTACCAGAGTCCCCCAACAGTGAGGTCTCCAAACCCTCTAGAG aggaaataaagagaaaaaagaagaTGGTTAAAGTGAAACGTAAGAACAAGATAAACACAGAGGAAGTTCCAGCAGCTTATACACAGCCTGTTGATCTTTCAACTACTTTCG ACCTTTACCGAAAAGCAATTTTGGCTCTCAAAGCCAGACAGGAACAGGGTGTGGTTTCGTAA
- the LOC132113730 gene encoding ADP-ribosylation factor-like protein 13B isoform X2 produces MYSKGMSTNDRASLLSALRYELRRCWFSPWCSPSQINMFNLMSNCCSWVSKLQQPLRKITVLVIGLDKAGKTSCVSGMLRVPPGDVGPTHGCVHTELRVENYLVNILDMGGAPEVRGSWREYYSEAHGIVFVLDSSDRQRMKEVNIRILRAIQLILATSISHNRLANKQDKINALLGNELIEILSLESLVNQSRSLCHIEPCSASMDLRRWSDRKTLRGLRWLLRAVCLDYPDLCARVMRDGRRPLGPEEKERRDKTEKSRNKSKEEKTRTSKTDIHQEQQNEIVRENGTLHPMKNILNKENSLKKKISKKKVKVKIKKESPSRGVNKQEVEETEGNKADQDHNSQKDKASSAIIPPKQRITKRKAKVKEENSGLPESPNSEVSKPSREEIKRKKKMVKVKRKNKINTEEVPAAYTQPVDLSTTFDLYRKAILALKARQEQGVVS; encoded by the exons ATGTATTCCAAGGGAATGAGTACAAATGATCGAGCATCCCTGTTATCTGCTCTCAGGTACGAGTTAAGGAGATGTTGGTTCTCTCCCTGGTGCTCTCCTTCTCAGATCAACATGTTCAACCTCATGAGCAATTGCTGTAGCTGGGTCTCCAAACTCCAGCAACCACTGAG GAAGATCACGGTTCTAGTAATTGGCTTGGACAAAGctggaaaaacatcttgtgtCAGTGGGATGTTAAGAG TGCCCCCTGGAGATGTAGGTCCCACTCATGGATGTGTCCACACTGAATTAAGGGTGGAAAACTACTTGGTTAACATACTGGATATGGGAGGGGCTCCTGAGGTTCGGGGGTCCTGGAGAGAGTATTACAGTGAAGCTCACGGCATCGTCTTTGTGCTGGATTCCAGTGATAGACAACGAATGAAAGAG GTGAATATTAGAATTTTGCGTGCAATCCAGCTTATTTTGGCCACCTCTATATCTCATAACAGGCTGGCAAATAAACAGGACAAAATTAATGCTCTTCTGGGAAATGAACTCATTGAAATTCTCTCCCTAGAGAGTCTGGTCAACCAGAGCCGTTCCCTTTGCCACATT GAGCCATGTTCTGCATCAATGGATCTGCGTCGCTGGTCAGACAGAAAGACCCTGCGAGGTCTCAGATGGCTACTACGAGCTGTGTGCCTGGACTACCCCGACCTCTGTGCCCGTGTGATGAGAGATGGGAGGCGACCATTAGGGccagaagaaaaagaaaggagaGACAAAACAGAGAAGAGCCGGAACAAGTCTAAAGAGGAAAA AACACGTACAAGCAAAACCGATATACATCAAGAACAGCAAAATGAAATTGTGAGGGAAAATGGTACTCTTCATCCAAtgaaaaatattctaaataag GAGaactctttaaaaaagaaaataagcaaGAAGAAGGTGAAGGTTAAAATTAAGAAGGAGAGTCCAAGCAGAGGAGTAAATAAACAAGAGGTTGAGGAAACCGAAGGAAATAAAGCAGATCAGGACCACAACAGCCAGAAAGATAAAGCCAGCAGTGCAATAATTCCTCCCAAACAAAGGATAACGAAACGCAAAGCCAAAGTAAAAGAGGAGAACTCTGGTCTACCAGAGTCCCCCAACAGTGAGGTCTCCAAACCCTCTAGAG aggaaataaagagaaaaaagaagaTGGTTAAAGTGAAACGTAAGAACAAGATAAACACAGAGGAAGTTCCAGCAGCTTATACACAGCCTGTTGATCTTTCAACTACTTTCG ACCTTTACCGAAAAGCAATTTTGGCTCTCAAAGCCAGACAGGAACAGGGTGTGGTTTCGTAA
- the LOC132113730 gene encoding ADP-ribosylation factor-like protein 13B isoform X8 yields MLRGPTHGCVHTELRVENYLVNILDMGGAPEVRGSWREYYSEAHGIVFVLDSSDRQRMKEVREALVVLLKHPRVAGKPLLVLANKQDKINALLGNELIEILSLESLVNQSRSLCHIEPCSASMDLRRWSDRKTLRGLRWLLRAVCLDYPDLCARVMRDGRRPLGPEEKERRDKTEKSRNKSKEEKTRTSKTDIHQEQQNEIVRENGTLHPMKNILNKENSLKKKISKKKVKVKIKKESPSRGVNKQEVEETEGNKADQDHNSQKDKASSAIIPPKQRITKRKAKVKEENSGLPESPNSEVSKPSREEIKRKKKMVKVKRKNKINTEEVPAAYTQPVDLSTTFDLYRKAILALKARQEQGVVS; encoded by the exons ATGTTAAGAG GTCCCACTCATGGATGTGTCCACACTGAATTAAGGGTGGAAAACTACTTGGTTAACATACTGGATATGGGAGGGGCTCCTGAGGTTCGGGGGTCCTGGAGAGAGTATTACAGTGAAGCTCACGGCATCGTCTTTGTGCTGGATTCCAGTGATAGACAACGAATGAAAGAGGTCAGAGAAGCTCTGGTGGTCTTACTGAAGCATCCAAGAGTAGCAGGAAAACCTCTTCTTGT GCTGGCAAATAAACAGGACAAAATTAATGCTCTTCTGGGAAATGAACTCATTGAAATTCTCTCCCTAGAGAGTCTGGTCAACCAGAGCCGTTCCCTTTGCCACATT GAGCCATGTTCTGCATCAATGGATCTGCGTCGCTGGTCAGACAGAAAGACCCTGCGAGGTCTCAGATGGCTACTACGAGCTGTGTGCCTGGACTACCCCGACCTCTGTGCCCGTGTGATGAGAGATGGGAGGCGACCATTAGGGccagaagaaaaagaaaggagaGACAAAACAGAGAAGAGCCGGAACAAGTCTAAAGAGGAAAA AACACGTACAAGCAAAACCGATATACATCAAGAACAGCAAAATGAAATTGTGAGGGAAAATGGTACTCTTCATCCAAtgaaaaatattctaaataag GAGaactctttaaaaaagaaaataagcaaGAAGAAGGTGAAGGTTAAAATTAAGAAGGAGAGTCCAAGCAGAGGAGTAAATAAACAAGAGGTTGAGGAAACCGAAGGAAATAAAGCAGATCAGGACCACAACAGCCAGAAAGATAAAGCCAGCAGTGCAATAATTCCTCCCAAACAAAGGATAACGAAACGCAAAGCCAAAGTAAAAGAGGAGAACTCTGGTCTACCAGAGTCCCCCAACAGTGAGGTCTCCAAACCCTCTAGAG aggaaataaagagaaaaaagaagaTGGTTAAAGTGAAACGTAAGAACAAGATAAACACAGAGGAAGTTCCAGCAGCTTATACACAGCCTGTTGATCTTTCAACTACTTTCG ACCTTTACCGAAAAGCAATTTTGGCTCTCAAAGCCAGACAGGAACAGGGTGTGGTTTCGTAA
- the LOC132113730 gene encoding ADP-ribosylation factor-like protein 13B isoform X3 produces MYSKGMSTNDRASLLSALRYELRRCWFSPWCSPSQINMFNLMSNCCSWVSKLQQPLRKITVLVIGLDKAGKTSCVSGMLRDVGPTHGCVHTELRVENYLVNILDMGGAPEVRGSWREYYSEAHGIVFVLDSSDRQRMKEVREALVVLLKHPRVAGKPLLVLANKQDKINALLGNELIEILSLESLVNQSRSLCHIEPCSASMDLRRWSDRKTLRGLRWLLRAVCLDYPDLCARVMRDGRRPLGPEEKERRDKTEKSRNKSKEEKTRTSKTDIHQEQQNEIVRENGTLHPMKNILNKENSLKKKISKKKVKVKIKKESPSRGVNKQEVEETEGNKADQDHNSQKDKASSAIIPPKQRITKRKAKVKEENSGLPESPNSEVSKPSREEIKRKKKMVKVKRKNKINTEEVPAAYTQPVDLSTTFDLYRKAILALKARQEQGVVS; encoded by the exons ATGTATTCCAAGGGAATGAGTACAAATGATCGAGCATCCCTGTTATCTGCTCTCAGGTACGAGTTAAGGAGATGTTGGTTCTCTCCCTGGTGCTCTCCTTCTCAGATCAACATGTTCAACCTCATGAGCAATTGCTGTAGCTGGGTCTCCAAACTCCAGCAACCACTGAG GAAGATCACGGTTCTAGTAATTGGCTTGGACAAAGctggaaaaacatcttgtgtCAGTGGGATGTTAAGAG ATGTAGGTCCCACTCATGGATGTGTCCACACTGAATTAAGGGTGGAAAACTACTTGGTTAACATACTGGATATGGGAGGGGCTCCTGAGGTTCGGGGGTCCTGGAGAGAGTATTACAGTGAAGCTCACGGCATCGTCTTTGTGCTGGATTCCAGTGATAGACAACGAATGAAAGAGGTCAGAGAAGCTCTGGTGGTCTTACTGAAGCATCCAAGAGTAGCAGGAAAACCTCTTCTTGT GCTGGCAAATAAACAGGACAAAATTAATGCTCTTCTGGGAAATGAACTCATTGAAATTCTCTCCCTAGAGAGTCTGGTCAACCAGAGCCGTTCCCTTTGCCACATT GAGCCATGTTCTGCATCAATGGATCTGCGTCGCTGGTCAGACAGAAAGACCCTGCGAGGTCTCAGATGGCTACTACGAGCTGTGTGCCTGGACTACCCCGACCTCTGTGCCCGTGTGATGAGAGATGGGAGGCGACCATTAGGGccagaagaaaaagaaaggagaGACAAAACAGAGAAGAGCCGGAACAAGTCTAAAGAGGAAAA AACACGTACAAGCAAAACCGATATACATCAAGAACAGCAAAATGAAATTGTGAGGGAAAATGGTACTCTTCATCCAAtgaaaaatattctaaataag GAGaactctttaaaaaagaaaataagcaaGAAGAAGGTGAAGGTTAAAATTAAGAAGGAGAGTCCAAGCAGAGGAGTAAATAAACAAGAGGTTGAGGAAACCGAAGGAAATAAAGCAGATCAGGACCACAACAGCCAGAAAGATAAAGCCAGCAGTGCAATAATTCCTCCCAAACAAAGGATAACGAAACGCAAAGCCAAAGTAAAAGAGGAGAACTCTGGTCTACCAGAGTCCCCCAACAGTGAGGTCTCCAAACCCTCTAGAG aggaaataaagagaaaaaagaagaTGGTTAAAGTGAAACGTAAGAACAAGATAAACACAGAGGAAGTTCCAGCAGCTTATACACAGCCTGTTGATCTTTCAACTACTTTCG ACCTTTACCGAAAAGCAATTTTGGCTCTCAAAGCCAGACAGGAACAGGGTGTGGTTTCGTAA
- the LOC132113730 gene encoding ADP-ribosylation factor-like protein 13B isoform X4, translating into MYSKGMSTNDRASLLSALRYELRRCWFSPWCSPSQINMFNLMSNCCSWVSKLQQPLRKITVLVIGLDKAGKTSCVSGMLRGPTHGCVHTELRVENYLVNILDMGGAPEVRGSWREYYSEAHGIVFVLDSSDRQRMKEVREALVVLLKHPRVAGKPLLVLANKQDKINALLGNELIEILSLESLVNQSRSLCHIEPCSASMDLRRWSDRKTLRGLRWLLRAVCLDYPDLCARVMRDGRRPLGPEEKERRDKTEKSRNKSKEEKTRTSKTDIHQEQQNEIVRENGTLHPMKNILNKENSLKKKISKKKVKVKIKKESPSRGVNKQEVEETEGNKADQDHNSQKDKASSAIIPPKQRITKRKAKVKEENSGLPESPNSEVSKPSREEIKRKKKMVKVKRKNKINTEEVPAAYTQPVDLSTTFDLYRKAILALKARQEQGVVS; encoded by the exons ATGTATTCCAAGGGAATGAGTACAAATGATCGAGCATCCCTGTTATCTGCTCTCAGGTACGAGTTAAGGAGATGTTGGTTCTCTCCCTGGTGCTCTCCTTCTCAGATCAACATGTTCAACCTCATGAGCAATTGCTGTAGCTGGGTCTCCAAACTCCAGCAACCACTGAG GAAGATCACGGTTCTAGTAATTGGCTTGGACAAAGctggaaaaacatcttgtgtCAGTGGGATGTTAAGAG GTCCCACTCATGGATGTGTCCACACTGAATTAAGGGTGGAAAACTACTTGGTTAACATACTGGATATGGGAGGGGCTCCTGAGGTTCGGGGGTCCTGGAGAGAGTATTACAGTGAAGCTCACGGCATCGTCTTTGTGCTGGATTCCAGTGATAGACAACGAATGAAAGAGGTCAGAGAAGCTCTGGTGGTCTTACTGAAGCATCCAAGAGTAGCAGGAAAACCTCTTCTTGT GCTGGCAAATAAACAGGACAAAATTAATGCTCTTCTGGGAAATGAACTCATTGAAATTCTCTCCCTAGAGAGTCTGGTCAACCAGAGCCGTTCCCTTTGCCACATT GAGCCATGTTCTGCATCAATGGATCTGCGTCGCTGGTCAGACAGAAAGACCCTGCGAGGTCTCAGATGGCTACTACGAGCTGTGTGCCTGGACTACCCCGACCTCTGTGCCCGTGTGATGAGAGATGGGAGGCGACCATTAGGGccagaagaaaaagaaaggagaGACAAAACAGAGAAGAGCCGGAACAAGTCTAAAGAGGAAAA AACACGTACAAGCAAAACCGATATACATCAAGAACAGCAAAATGAAATTGTGAGGGAAAATGGTACTCTTCATCCAAtgaaaaatattctaaataag GAGaactctttaaaaaagaaaataagcaaGAAGAAGGTGAAGGTTAAAATTAAGAAGGAGAGTCCAAGCAGAGGAGTAAATAAACAAGAGGTTGAGGAAACCGAAGGAAATAAAGCAGATCAGGACCACAACAGCCAGAAAGATAAAGCCAGCAGTGCAATAATTCCTCCCAAACAAAGGATAACGAAACGCAAAGCCAAAGTAAAAGAGGAGAACTCTGGTCTACCAGAGTCCCCCAACAGTGAGGTCTCCAAACCCTCTAGAG aggaaataaagagaaaaaagaagaTGGTTAAAGTGAAACGTAAGAACAAGATAAACACAGAGGAAGTTCCAGCAGCTTATACACAGCCTGTTGATCTTTCAACTACTTTCG ACCTTTACCGAAAAGCAATTTTGGCTCTCAAAGCCAGACAGGAACAGGGTGTGGTTTCGTAA
- the LOC132113730 gene encoding ADP-ribosylation factor-like protein 13B isoform X7 — translation MLRVPPGDVGPTHGCVHTELRVENYLVNILDMGGAPEVRGSWREYYSEAHGIVFVLDSSDRQRMKEVREALVVLLKHPRVAGKPLLVLANKQDKINALLGNELIEILSLESLVNQSRSLCHIEPCSASMDLRRWSDRKTLRGLRWLLRAVCLDYPDLCARVMRDGRRPLGPEEKERRDKTEKSRNKSKEEKTRTSKTDIHQEQQNEIVRENGTLHPMKNILNKENSLKKKISKKKVKVKIKKESPSRGVNKQEVEETEGNKADQDHNSQKDKASSAIIPPKQRITKRKAKVKEENSGLPESPNSEVSKPSREEIKRKKKMVKVKRKNKINTEEVPAAYTQPVDLSTTFDLYRKAILALKARQEQGVVS, via the exons ATGTTAAGAG TGCCCCCTGGAGATGTAGGTCCCACTCATGGATGTGTCCACACTGAATTAAGGGTGGAAAACTACTTGGTTAACATACTGGATATGGGAGGGGCTCCTGAGGTTCGGGGGTCCTGGAGAGAGTATTACAGTGAAGCTCACGGCATCGTCTTTGTGCTGGATTCCAGTGATAGACAACGAATGAAAGAGGTCAGAGAAGCTCTGGTGGTCTTACTGAAGCATCCAAGAGTAGCAGGAAAACCTCTTCTTGT GCTGGCAAATAAACAGGACAAAATTAATGCTCTTCTGGGAAATGAACTCATTGAAATTCTCTCCCTAGAGAGTCTGGTCAACCAGAGCCGTTCCCTTTGCCACATT GAGCCATGTTCTGCATCAATGGATCTGCGTCGCTGGTCAGACAGAAAGACCCTGCGAGGTCTCAGATGGCTACTACGAGCTGTGTGCCTGGACTACCCCGACCTCTGTGCCCGTGTGATGAGAGATGGGAGGCGACCATTAGGGccagaagaaaaagaaaggagaGACAAAACAGAGAAGAGCCGGAACAAGTCTAAAGAGGAAAA AACACGTACAAGCAAAACCGATATACATCAAGAACAGCAAAATGAAATTGTGAGGGAAAATGGTACTCTTCATCCAAtgaaaaatattctaaataag GAGaactctttaaaaaagaaaataagcaaGAAGAAGGTGAAGGTTAAAATTAAGAAGGAGAGTCCAAGCAGAGGAGTAAATAAACAAGAGGTTGAGGAAACCGAAGGAAATAAAGCAGATCAGGACCACAACAGCCAGAAAGATAAAGCCAGCAGTGCAATAATTCCTCCCAAACAAAGGATAACGAAACGCAAAGCCAAAGTAAAAGAGGAGAACTCTGGTCTACCAGAGTCCCCCAACAGTGAGGTCTCCAAACCCTCTAGAG aggaaataaagagaaaaaagaagaTGGTTAAAGTGAAACGTAAGAACAAGATAAACACAGAGGAAGTTCCAGCAGCTTATACACAGCCTGTTGATCTTTCAACTACTTTCG ACCTTTACCGAAAAGCAATTTTGGCTCTCAAAGCCAGACAGGAACAGGGTGTGGTTTCGTAA